Proteins from one Peromyscus eremicus chromosome 8a, PerEre_H2_v1, whole genome shotgun sequence genomic window:
- the LOC131916199 gene encoding olfactory receptor 1468-like, translating into MIMSNQTVISKFLLLGLPIPPEHQHLFYALFLAMYLTTVLGNLIIIILILLDSHLHTPMYFFLSNLSFSDLCFSSVTMPKLLQNMQSQDPSIPYAGCLAQMYFFMIFGAMESFLLVVMAYDRYVAICFPLHYTTIMSPKLCMCLMVLCWVLTTLYSTLHTLLLARLSFCENNVIPHFFCDISALLKLSCSDIYINELMIFIVGGLASVIPFLLIIVSYVQIVCSILKVSSARVIHKVFSTCGSHLTVVSLFYGTIIGVYLCPSANNSTVKETTMAMMYTVVTPMLNPFIYSLRNRDIKEALIRVLCKKKISL; encoded by the coding sequence ATGATAATGAGCAACCAAACTGTCATCTCCAAGTTCCTCCTCCTGGGTCTACCCATCCCCCCAGAGCACCAGCACCTGTTCTATGCCCTGTTCCTGGCCATGTACCTCACCACTGTCCTGGGGaacctcatcatcatcatcctcattctACTGGACTCTCATCTCCACACacccatgtatttttttctcagcaacttgtccttctctgacctctgcttctcctctgtTACAATGCCCAAATTGCTGCAGAACATGCAGAGCCAGGACCCATCTATCCCCTATGCAGGCTGCCTGGcacaaatgtattttttcatgatttttggaGCCATGGAGAGCTTCCTTCTTGTGGTCATGGCCTATgatcgctatgtggccatctgtttCCCCCTCCATTATACCACCATCATGAGCCCCAAACTCTGTATGTGTCTGATGGTGCTGTGCTGGGTACTTACTACGCTGTATTCCACATTGCATACCCTACTATTGGCTAGATTGTCATTCTGTGAGAACAACGTGATACCTCATTTTTTCTGTGACATATCTGCCCTTCTCAAGTTGTCCTGCTCTGATATTTATATTAATGAATTAATGATATTTATTGTGGGAGGGCTTGCTAGTGTCATCCCATTCTTACTCATCATTGTGTCTTATGTACAAATTGTCTGCTCCATCCTAAAAGTTTCTTCTGCTCGGGTTATCCACAAGGTCTTCTCCACCTGTGGCTCCCACCTAACTGTGGTCTCCCTGTTCTATGGGACAATTATTGGTGTCTACCTCTGTCCATCAGCTAACAACTCCACTGTGAAGGAGACTACCATGGCCATGATGTACACAGTGGTGACTCCCATGCTGAATCCCTtcatctacagcctgaggaacagAGATATAAAAGAGGCCCTGATAAGAGTCCTTTGCAAGAAGAAAATCTCCTTATAA